In Gimesia panareensis, the genomic window TCGACTTCCAGCAACCCTGGACTGCAGAAGCCAATCGCCAGGCTTTCCAGACGGAGTTGAATGTATTTGAGAACCCGGGACGACTCGGAACAGGGCGAAGCCGGGACAATCTGCACGGTTACATGCCCGCCGAATATGCGGCCAATTCGCGCGTCCTGAATGTGAACTCAGGGCTGAACCTCAAAGCGATCAAAGACGGCATCTCGAATACGCTGCTGGCGGGCGAAGTGAATTCTCAGGTCAAAGCCTGGGGGGATCCGACCAATTTCCGTGATCCGGCAAAAGGTATTAACAGTACCTCCAATGGTTTTGGCAGTCCTTTCAAAGGGGGGGCTTATTTCCTGATGGGAGACGGCGCTGTGCGTTTCATTTCTGAAGACATCGATCCTTCCATTCTCAAGGCCCTGGCAACGCCCGACGGCGGTGAGCCGGTGGGGGATTTTTAACCGATGCAGGAGCAGGGAGAAAGCATGAGCACGGGAACGCAGCCACAGCAGTTGATCACAGGGCGGCGGAGGCTGATTGCGTGGATGGTCTGCCTTTCCCTGTTGTTCTTTGTCATGTGCCTGGGGATGTTTTTTCTCGTGCAGATTCCGTACGTGCTGGCGGTCGGCTGGGCCGGCTATCTCTGGCGCACGGGCCCCACACTGACGCTTTCGGCTGCGGGGACACTCTGGTTCTCCAGCACGCTGGCTCTGTTTTTCGGTGGCGTGCATCTGGCAGGCCGGAGAGTGTATCGAGGCAACGAGCGTAGTACAGGGATGAACTGGCGGTTGCGCTGGTCATTCTTTCTGGTCGCGCTGGTGCTGATGCTGGCGACCAGCGGCATCTGTCTGATCGGGATGTCGCATCAGCTGTGGTGGATGGCGACGCGCGACAGGGACAATCTCGTGAAGAAACACCCGGGCTCCTATTTTTGTCCTGTCTCTTACAGGGAAGCGGCCCGTCGTAGTACTTCTAAAAACAATCTCAAACAGATCGGCCTCGCGCTGCACAATTATCATGACGAGTTCCGGCAGTTCCCTATCGGGGCCACAGTTGATCACACAGGAAAACCGCAGCACGGTTGGGTCGCCCGTGTCTTACCATACCTGGATCACCGGGATCTCTACCAGCAGATCGATTTCAATCAGCCCTGGACGGCAGACGTCAATCGCAAACCATTCGAGACCATGCTGCCGGTACTGCTCAGTCCGGGTCTGAATTACTACTTCGAACCGGGAGAGAACCGGCAGGCGGAAAGGTCCGGTTATCAACCGGCCCATTACGCTGCCAACCAGCGGCTGCTGGGAGTCAATGGCGGTCTGAGAATTCAGGACATCAAAGATGGTACCTCGCAAACCATTCTGGGAGGGGAAGTCAAAGAAGGCATTCGTCCCTGGGGAGATCCGCTGAATTTCCGGGACCCCGCACAAGGCATCAACCAGGGATCGCAGGGATTCGGTGGTCCGTTCGGGCCGGGGGCTCATATCCTGTTCGCGGATGGCAGCGTCCGGTTTCTTTCTGAAGACATCGATCCGGCGGTGCTCAAGGCACTCAGTACGCCGAACGGGCGGGAACGGGTGGAAGAAGTGGAACGTAATTCAGGAAAATAGAAAGGTGACTTGCGACTGTGGTGGATCGTCTGCTGGCCATGAACAGCCTGGCGGAAGATTAATCTGTTTCCTGCAGTGTATAGAATGAATTCACGGCCGGCTGACCGGTGAAATTCGGACCTGCCTGGTCTGAGGCACCCGCGTATCGGCAGGGGAAGGTGACAGCATGCTGTCCCTCGCAGGAAACAAGGTGCGTTCGCATGTGGTATTTGAAAAAACGCCTTCGTAAAAATTCCCGTTTCGCTGCAGCGCTCCAGGTACCTTCCACGGTCTGCAGATTCTCCAGGTCCAGATGTGCCAGGAACAGGCCCTCCGAAGTGAGCCAGCTGGCAGCGCGGGCGAGCAGCGACAGTTTGTCGCCGACGTAGTGCAGACCGTGCACACAGGTAATCAGGTCAAATCTTTCTTCAGTGGTCCAGTCGTGGAGTGAAGCGGTCTGCAGGCGGAAAGTATCACTTGAGTCGGGGGCGGGGAGAAACAGATTGACCAGGTCGACGCCCAGGATCTGTATCTGTGATTCCAGTCCCTGTTGTTGAAAGTAGTCGTGTGCCTGAATCAGGGCTCTGCCGGATCCACAGCAGAGATCCAGCCAGCGCACGGTTTGTCCCGCTGAAATCCGTTCCTGCAGGAATTCAAGCGGATTGAGTTTCAGGTCGGCGGTGTAGCTGTTGGTTCCTGTAATCTCCCGCTCGCGATTCATGCGGCAGTTTGCAGCCACGTCCGACCATTCGAGTTCTTCGTCTGTCAGCAGGCTGTGTTTCTTATCGGCGGTCATTTCTGAATCTGTTGTTCCAGTTCGTGGTACTGTTTTTTCAGATCGTCATTGCCGAGTTCGGGGTAGAGGAGGCGGGTCACGCCGATCAGTTTTTTTGCGGCGTCCGTGTCGCCCGATTCGAACAGGGCACGAATGATGTGCAGTCGCGCGTCCAGCCAGGGGACCGTGCCCGCCTTCTCGGCGGCTTCCAGTTCGCGCCACTTGGGAATCGCCTGCCGCAGACATTCTTTGGTACCGCAACGCTCCAGCAGCAGCGCGACCTGCCTGATCAGCGAACCGTCGCGGGGCGACTGTTTCAATAGCGTCTGATAATACTCCAGTGCGCGGATCGGTCGATCAATGGCCAGATAGGCTTCCGCCAGGCAGAGATCAAGCTGCCGCGTCTGTTGCGGTGTGAGCTGATCGCGGCGACTAGCCAGCTTCTCGGCTGACTGCAGTTGCAGCATTCCCAGTTCCCGGCGGACCGCAGGGGTGAGGTCCAGATCGATGTGCGAGACGCCATTGAGCACCGAAAGCAGTTCGTTCGTCCCCGCATTCTCCAGACTGGCGACCAGCGAACGGGCTTCGGCCGGTTTTCCCTGACCTGCCAGGGCGATGATCTGCATCCGCAGGGCCTGGCTGCCGACCTGGTTCCAGCGTTGGATCAGCTGTGTCGTTTGCGCGACGCTCTCGGGGGAGCGTTCGCTGTCGCGTTTCAACTCTTCCGGTTTGACGTTGGCCGTGTGGATGATCAGGTCAAGCAGACGATGGGCTTTATTGTAGTCCGGAGGCGTGTCGTTGAGATAGATCCGCGTCAGCCGCAGCGCGATCTCAGCCTGTGAGAGTAAAATCGCGGGGTCACTTTCATCAGGGAAGTGCGCGAGGTACTTGCCCAGTACATCCGTCGCTTCCTCCCGCCAGGCACGCGTCGGTTTCCCCAGCGCGG contains:
- a CDS encoding DUF1559 domain-containing protein, which gives rise to MSTGTQPQQLITGRRRLIAWMVCLSLLFFVMCLGMFFLVQIPYVLAVGWAGYLWRTGPTLTLSAAGTLWFSSTLALFFGGVHLAGRRVYRGNERSTGMNWRLRWSFFLVALVLMLATSGICLIGMSHQLWWMATRDRDNLVKKHPGSYFCPVSYREAARRSTSKNNLKQIGLALHNYHDEFRQFPIGATVDHTGKPQHGWVARVLPYLDHRDLYQQIDFNQPWTADVNRKPFETMLPVLLSPGLNYYFEPGENRQAERSGYQPAHYAANQRLLGVNGGLRIQDIKDGTSQTILGGEVKEGIRPWGDPLNFRDPAQGINQGSQGFGGPFGPGAHILFADGSVRFLSEDIDPAVLKALSTPNGRERVEEVERNSGK
- a CDS encoding class I SAM-dependent methyltransferase — encoded protein: MTADKKHSLLTDEELEWSDVAANCRMNREREITGTNSYTADLKLNPLEFLQERISAGQTVRWLDLCCGSGRALIQAHDYFQQQGLESQIQILGVDLVNLFLPAPDSSDTFRLQTASLHDWTTEERFDLITCVHGLHYVGDKLSLLARAASWLTSEGLFLAHLDLENLQTVEGTWSAAAKREFLRRRFFKYHMRTHLVSCEGQHAVTFPCRYAGASDQAGPNFTGQPAVNSFYTLQETD